CCCTCAATAGCATACACCGCACCCGCATTCGTGCGCGAATATTGCTCCAGGCCGCGCTTCAGCAGCGTGACCAAGGTGGACTTTCCTCCACTGACCGGTCCCATCAGCAGCAGAATCCGTTTGCGCACATCCAGCCTCCGGGCTGCGGAATGGAAGTATTCCTCCACCAGCTTTTCCACCGCACGATCCAGTCCAAAGATCTCCTGTTCAAAAAACTTATACCGTTTACGTCCGTTAATGTCCTCGACGCCGTGTGACTTGATCATGTCGTATACGCGGGAATGAGCCGTTTTGGCGGGAGAAGGGTCTACTTTAAGCAGTTCTATATAGTCCTTGAAAGTGCCGCTCCACGCCAAACGGTCGTTCTCAGCCCGATGCGTTGCTATACGCTCAAAAATATCCATGGCTCGCTGCCTCCTCTTGCGCTCCTACTTGCTCCACCAAGCTTAGAAAGTGTATTACATACCTATGCGGCGAGCCCGGAATAGTTGACCTCTTTTTTGCTGTGCTATAATAGAGAATCATAAATTCTCTATTATAATTACGCTGCAATTCAGAGCAGGAGTGAATACGAATGGCAATCAAGCAGGAGACGGAGCTGTATGCTCCTTTGAAGAGTTTTTTTGAACGGCAAGGCTATGACATCAAGGGTGAGGTGCGGACCTGTGATCTGGTGGGCATCCGGGAGGACGAGGCGCAGCCACTCATTGTGGAGATGAAAAAATCGTTCAATCTCGCCCTGCTGCTGCAGGGGATTGAACGGCTGCGGCTCAGCCCTAACGTCTACCTTGCGGTAGAACGCGTCAGGGAGAAGAAGGGCGCGGTCAACCAGCGCTGGGGCGAGCTCACCGGGCTGTGCCGCCGGCTCGGCCTCGGGCTGATCACCGTCGTCTTCTACAAGACGAAGGCCCCGCTCGTCGAGGTGCTCGCGGAGCCGGGCGACGCGCCGCCGCAGGCCCGCAGCGCAGTGCGCCGCCGCGAGCGCTTGCTCTACGAGTTCCGCGAGCGCAGCGGGGACTACAACACCGGCGGCAGCACGCGCGTCAAGCTCGTGACTGCCTACCGCGAGAAGGCGCTGCGCGTGGCCCTCGCGCTGCAGGCCCTGGAGGCCGAAGCCGCTCAGGCGGCCGGCCTCGGCGGGGGGCGCGCGGCGCTGAGCGGCGCGCCGGACACGGCCGAAGCCGCCGGGGAGACGGCGGCCGCGGGTACGGCAGCAGCGGCGGGGGACGCTGCTGCGGGTGCGGGCCCGGCGGCTGCGCGCGGCCGGGCAGAGGGCGCGCGCGGCGTCACGCCCGCCGCGCTGCGGAAGCGCAGCGGCGTGCCCGGCGCCGCTGCGATCCTGCAGAAGAACTACTATGCGTGGTTCTTCCGGGTGCAGCGCGGCCGCTACACGCTCACGGCCGCCGGACAAACCGCGCTGATCGAGTATGCCCGGATCGCGGAGGTCAGCGCGGGCAAGCTGTAGGCCCGCGCCCGGGCGGTAGCGAACCTCACCGGGTTCGACCGGCCTTTTGCATGCGGCCCGCCGATCCGTTCGCAGCTCCACTAGCCGGACTCGGGCCGCCGTGTCTGCCCATCTGTCCGATCACTGCTCCATCTGCTGGACCCGGGCGCCTACCCATCCGCTCACTACTCCACCAGCCGGACCCAGTAAGCCGCGCCCGCCTTACATAGGCATTCACGCAATCATGAGGCGTTCACGCTCGACTGCCCAACCAATAGCTGGAAAATCAACACTTAAATAGTTGAGTTTTTCCCGGCGCAAAAGATTAGTTCGATAAACGACACTTATTTTCCACTATTTTGGCTTAAGTAGCATATTTCAGCCGATTAAATGTACTTTTTCCAACTAAAGTCCCAACTCTCAGGAATCCAGTCAAATTAGATGCTCTTTTTCCACCTATCTCCACAGAACAAGGTTACTGACAACCGCCAACACATTGTATTCAGTTTTTCACACACATCCGGCCTACTTCCCTTCGCCCAGCACATTATGTTCGCTTTTTAGCATACATTCGGTCCACTCAGCCTCGCCCAACAGATTCTATTCAGTTTTCTACACACTCGGCCAAAAAAGGAGTTGCCCCCACGCAGACCTGCTGCGAGCGGCAACTCCTCTGTACCTTCTCAATCCACTTACCTGATATATACCCGAGAACATCCTACTGGTCTTTACCAAAGCTCTTCGCTTATTCACTCCAAGCTCCAGCTCTTCACTCCTTCACTCCAAGCCCCTCATCCTAAGCAAGCACCGTATACAGCAGCTCCTTCTCCTTAACCGAGGTTGCGCCAGCAGACTGGATGGACTGATACTGCTGGATGTTCGTAATAATAACCGGCGTAATGGTGCTGTATCCAGCCTTCTCGATCTCCACCAGATCGAATTCCATCAGCAGATCGCCGACGGATACCCGGTTTCCGGCGGTTACCTTGGGCGAGAAATGCAGGCCCTTCAGCTTCACTGTATCGATACCGATATGGATCAGCATCTCTGCTCCGCTGTCGCTGACCAGACCAATCGCATGTCCGCTCTTCGAAAGCGAGAACACCGTTCCCTGAACGGGCGAGACTACGCGGCCTTCGGACGGCTGTATCGCATATCCCTTACCCATAATCTCTTCCGAGAAGGCCGGGTCGCTTACTTCGCTGAGCGGCTTCACCACTCCGGCAATCGGGCTGAATACTTCTTGATTCACCATAGTAGACTCAGCAGCAGCACCGATTATAGTAGTATTAGCTTCAGATGCGAGAGACTCGGCAGAAGTCACCGCAGGCGCAGCAGCAGCTTCCGGCTCATCCTCGAAGCCGATAATATAAGTGACAACCGCAGCAACTGCTGCCCCGATGGCGAAGCCGATGACCGAATAGACAAAGGTCGCACCGAGAACCATCGGAATGCCGGAGAGCCCGGCGAGTCCGCCGATAACATACGCTTTTACCTTGAACAAGCTGAGGAACGCACCACCGGCGGCACCGCCAATCAGGGCAGCGATGAACGGTTTCTTAAGCCGCATATTCACACCGTACATGGCCGGTTCTGTAATCCCCATGAAGGCCGTAATGCTTGTGGACAGGGAGAGGGACTTCAGCTTGCTGTTCTTCGTTCTCAGAGAGACACCAAGCGCACTGCCCGCCTGGGCGAAGTTCGCTACCATCATAATTGGAATCATATAGTCATACCCAAGCTGCGCAATGGATGCGATCATAATTGGAATCAGGGCATAGTGCATCCCGGTAATAATCAGCAGGGACATGGTGCCGCCCAGCAGCAGACCTGCGAACAGTCCCGTATTCTCGAACAGCCAGCTGATGCCTCCAGTCAGGCCATCCCCGATAATAACACCCAGCGGGCCTACGGCAATCAGGGTAAGCGGCACAATGACCAGCAGCGTAACCGTTGGAACGATAATCAGCTTCAGCGAAGCATGGGTTATTTTATCAACGGCTTTTTCCACATAGGAGGCCAGCCATACTGCAATCACAATCGGAATGACGGACGAAGAGTAGGTTGCAGCTACCACCGGCAGTGAAGCGAAGGTAACTGGCTTACCAGACCCCAGCAGTGTAGTGACGGTCGGATGCAGAATGGCCGCCCCGACCGCAGCAGCGATGTACATATTGCTTCCCAGTTTACGGGCAGCGCTGATAGCCAGAACAATCGGCAGGAAGTAGAAGGCACCGTCCCCAATCGCCGAGAGTATGATATACGTAGAGTTCTCCGTCCCCATCCAGCCCACCGCTACCAGCAGGGCAACAATCCCCTTGATCATCCCCGCACCGGTAATGGCCGGCAGGATCGGTGTGAAAATTCCCGAGATGAAGTCGAACAGCTTGCTCAGCGGATTCTGCTTCTTTTTCTCAACCTTGTCACCAGAAGCCTTCTTCTCAAGAGAAACGGACATATTGCCAATCAGGTCATTGTAGACCACCGGCACATCATTACCGATAATGACCTGGAATTGCCCGCCGTTAATCATCACGCCCATAACCCCGTCCGTCTTCTGCAGGGCCGCTTTGTCCGCACGGTTGTTGTCATTCAGGTTGAAGCGCAGACGGGTCATACAGTGGGTAACCTGATCGATATTTTCTTCTCCGCCGACAAGCTTCAATATTTCTTTGGACAGCTCTTTTGTATTCATAAGATGTTGCTCCTTAGCTATAGTATGTTCTATGCACAATAAAAAACCTAAACGCGGTCAGCGGGGAAAGGCAGTCTTCTGCCTTCAGCACTGTCCGGGTTTAGGTTTTGCCTCTGTTCCGAGTAGCAATCCTGCACCACATTATTCTGTTATATCCCCACTACGGATAATCCGTTCAATATGAATGGTCAGATACAATATTTCTTCCTTGGACAAGACCCGTTTGTATATCTTGCGGGAATAGTCCGCTATCTTCACCGCAACCGCATGGGCAGCCGGGTACTGCTTCATGACCAGATCATGCAGCGCATGATCCTGGTCCCGCTCTTCCATCGGAGTGCCCTGGACCAGCCGCTGCGCGAAGAACTTCAGATGGGTCAGGAAGCGGTAATACCCCAGTGATTCTTCATCCAGCTCGATGAGGAAGCTCCGCCGGACAATATTCAAGATGTCCTTCACGATATTCGTGATGCTAACCGTCTCCCGCATCTCACCGTTCATCTGCGCATTCACCAGATGCATCGCGATGAAAGCGCACTCGTCCTCCGGCAGGAGAACACCCAGCCGTTCCTCGATAATTTGCAGCGCCTTGAGTCCAATAGAGAACTCCTTGCGGTACATCCGTTTGATTTCCCACAGCAGCGCATTCTTGATTTGAAGCCCCTGACGGTGACGGTCGATGGCGAAATGGATATGGTCCGTCAGTGAGATATAGATGCTGTCATGCAGCTTCTCCCCGAGCACCGTCTCGGCATAACGGATCACTTCATCGGTGCATTCCACATATTCCAGCGGGATCTCTGAGAGAAGCGACATCAGCTTCTGTGAACCTTCTTTATTCTCCAGGGCGAATACTTTCTCAACCTGGGCATCCTCAACGTCATCCCCGGGCTGCTTCTTGAAGGCGATTCCACGGCCCATTACGACCCGTTCCCTCCCGCTGGCATCGATTACGGTGACCACATTGTTGTTGAGCACCTTAGCAATTTTCATTCCATCACCTTACACCGTCAGAGTAATAAATCCCCCCGCAGGTGCGGGGATACAACATTATTGTGTGAAAAAAAGCAAAACCAAAACGGCATCAAAAGAGTGCCCGTTTCTGGTTTTGCCTGAATGAACAGTAACAATCCAGTTATTCTACCTGTAGCAGCATCTTAGCATATCATTGTAAATATGACAACACTTATATGAAAACGGTTTATTAAGGCCTGTGCTTCTTAAGCTTACCCCATTTCATCTACAACATTTCACCGTTAGACGAAATTACCTGCTTGTACCACTCAAACGAATCCTTCTTGCTGCGGTTCAGCGTGCCGCTTCCCGTGTCATCCAGATCTACATAGATGAAGCCGTAGCGCTTGGACATCTCCGAAGTCGACATGCTCACCAGGTCAATCGGGCCCCAGGCCGTATAGCCCAGCAGCTCCACGCCATCCTTCACCGCTTCCTTCATCTCCTTGATGTGTTCCCGCAAATAATCAATCCGGTAGTGGTCATGGATCGATCCGTCTTCCTCCACCTTGTCATAGGCGCCTAGTCCGTTCTCCACAATGAACAACGGCTTCTGGTAACGGTCGTACAGGTTGTTCAGGGTAATGCGCAGACCTACAGGATCAATCTGCCAGCCCCAGTCGGAGGCTTTCAGATACGGGTTCCTGATGCCGCCCAGCAGATTCCCTTCTGTGGCCTCACCCTCCGGGCCTGCGGACACAGTGAGCGTCATATAATAGCTGAACGAGATGAAATCTACTGTATTCGCAGCAAGCAGCTCATCATCCCCAGGCTCACGGATAATCTCAATCTGATTCTCGGCAAAATAACGGTTCATATAACGCGGGTACTTGCCGCGCGCATGCACATCCGTGAAGAACAGATTCAGCTGGTCTTCCTGCTGTCTCTTACGCACATCTGCCGGATTGCAGGTATGCGCGTAGCTCTCCATACGGGCCAGCATACAGCCGATCTGCGAGCCCGGAATAATCTCATGTCCCAGTCTGGTCACCAGGGCGCTTGCTACAAACTGATGGTGCAGACCTTGAAAGACCGCTTGCAGCTTGTTCTCCACACGGTCTGTAAGAATACCGCCGCCGGTATATGGACTGAACAGCATTACATTGATCTCGTTAAAGGTCAGCCAGTACTTCACTTTTTCCCGGTAACGGGTAAATACAGTCTCCGCATACTTTACATAGAATCCGATGACTTCACGGCTGGCCCAGCCGTTGTACTTCTGTGTAAGCCCGAGCGGTGTCTCATAGTGCGAGAGAGTAACCAGCGGCTCAATGCCGTATTTCAGCAGTTCATCGAATACATCGTCGTAGAATTGCAGACCCTGCTCGTTAGGCTCGGCGTCATCGCCGTTCGGGAAGATCCGTGCCCAGTTAATCGACAGCCGGAACACCTTGAAGCCCATTTCGGCGAATAGAGCAATGTCCTCCTTGTAGCGGTGATAGAAGTCAACGCCTTCGCGTTTCGGAAACCAGTCATCCGTCTCTCCGGCAAGAATCCGGGCGATCCGATCCGAGGAGATCTCCATGGAATGATCCACCTTGCGCTTATCCTTAGGCACGAAAGCGATCATATCTGCCGTA
The sequence above is a segment of the Paenibacillus sp. FSL R7-0204 genome. Coding sequences within it:
- a CDS encoding DUF2161 family putative PD-(D/E)XK-type phosphodiesterase translates to MAIKQETELYAPLKSFFERQGYDIKGEVRTCDLVGIREDEAQPLIVEMKKSFNLALLLQGIERLRLSPNVYLAVERVREKKGAVNQRWGELTGLCRRLGLGLITVVFYKTKAPLVEVLAEPGDAPPQARSAVRRRERLLYEFRERSGDYNTGGSTRVKLVTAYREKALRVALALQALEAEAAQAAGLGGGRAALSGAPDTAEAAGETAAAGTAAAAGDAAAGAGPAAARGRAEGARGVTPAALRKRSGVPGAAAILQKNYYAWFFRVQRGRYTLTAAGQTALIEYARIAEVSAGKL
- a CDS encoding glycoside hydrolase family 1 protein; its protein translation is MTTVLNGFPEHFLWGGATAANQLEGAFDQGGKGLSTADMIAFVPKDKRKVDHSMEISSDRIARILAGETDDWFPKREGVDFYHRYKEDIALFAEMGFKVFRLSINWARIFPNGDDAEPNEQGLQFYDDVFDELLKYGIEPLVTLSHYETPLGLTQKYNGWASREVIGFYVKYAETVFTRYREKVKYWLTFNEINVMLFSPYTGGGILTDRVENKLQAVFQGLHHQFVASALVTRLGHEIIPGSQIGCMLARMESYAHTCNPADVRKRQQEDQLNLFFTDVHARGKYPRYMNRYFAENQIEIIREPGDDELLAANTVDFISFSYYMTLTVSAGPEGEATEGNLLGGIRNPYLKASDWGWQIDPVGLRITLNNLYDRYQKPLFIVENGLGAYDKVEEDGSIHDHYRIDYLREHIKEMKEAVKDGVELLGYTAWGPIDLVSMSTSEMSKRYGFIYVDLDDTGSGTLNRSKKDSFEWYKQVISSNGEML
- a CDS encoding beta-glucoside-specific PTS transporter subunit IIABC, whose product is MNTKELSKEILKLVGGEENIDQVTHCMTRLRFNLNDNNRADKAALQKTDGVMGVMINGGQFQVIIGNDVPVVYNDLIGNMSVSLEKKASGDKVEKKKQNPLSKLFDFISGIFTPILPAITGAGMIKGIVALLVAVGWMGTENSTYIILSAIGDGAFYFLPIVLAISAARKLGSNMYIAAAVGAAILHPTVTTLLGSGKPVTFASLPVVAATYSSSVIPIVIAVWLASYVEKAVDKITHASLKLIIVPTVTLLVIVPLTLIAVGPLGVIIGDGLTGGISWLFENTGLFAGLLLGGTMSLLIITGMHYALIPIMIASIAQLGYDYMIPIMMVANFAQAGSALGVSLRTKNSKLKSLSLSTSITAFMGITEPAMYGVNMRLKKPFIAALIGGAAGGAFLSLFKVKAYVIGGLAGLSGIPMVLGATFVYSVIGFAIGAAVAAVVTYIIGFEDEPEAAAAPAVTSAESLASEANTTIIGAAAESTMVNQEVFSPIAGVVKPLSEVSDPAFSEEIMGKGYAIQPSEGRVVSPVQGTVFSLSKSGHAIGLVSDSGAEMLIHIGIDTVKLKGLHFSPKVTAGNRVSVGDLLMEFDLVEIEKAGYSTITPVIITNIQQYQSIQSAGATSVKEKELLYTVLA
- the licT gene encoding BglG family transcription antiterminator LicT, whose translation is MKIAKVLNNNVVTVIDASGRERVVMGRGIAFKKQPGDDVEDAQVEKVFALENKEGSQKLMSLLSEIPLEYVECTDEVIRYAETVLGEKLHDSIYISLTDHIHFAIDRHRQGLQIKNALLWEIKRMYRKEFSIGLKALQIIEERLGVLLPEDECAFIAMHLVNAQMNGEMRETVSITNIVKDILNIVRRSFLIELDEESLGYYRFLTHLKFFAQRLVQGTPMEERDQDHALHDLVMKQYPAAHAVAVKIADYSRKIYKRVLSKEEILYLTIHIERIIRSGDITE